In Crassostrea angulata isolate pt1a10 chromosome 4, ASM2561291v2, whole genome shotgun sequence, one genomic interval encodes:
- the LOC128180164 gene encoding general transcription factor IIF subunit 2-like, producing MSIPEKIQEPRNVDLAAAGRGVWLVKVPKYLQERWEKNKSTKTEVGKMRITRSRFPGQKPKVTFTIDEELAKGPPGEMPIPREHNMILTGLGNQNLVVFSQTPVTVKQESSSGSVDVVASDRIAVEGKVIQRADCQPDKNISYMNLKRKQLEIKNKPQREVIQITKVVPMYKPVNNHVHNAPSTDKNKVEKRLREDKEKVMDILFNAFEKHQYYNVKDLVTITKQPITYLKEILKEICTYNMKAPHRNMWELKPEYRHYKEQQSSG from the exons ATGTCAATCCCAGAGAAAATTCAGGAGCCACGAAATGTTGATTTGGCGGCTGCAGGCCGAGGCGTGTGGCTTGTTAAG GTACCAAAGTATTTACAGGAGAGATGGGAGAAGaacaaatcaacaaaaacaGAAGTGGGAAAGATGAGAATTACACGATCCAG ATTTCCTGGACAGAAACCAAAAGTTACTTTCACTATTGATGAGGAGTTGGCGAAAGGGCCACCGGGAGAAATGCCCATTCCCCGGGAGCACAACATGATCCTGACAGGGCTGGGCAACCAGAACCTCGTGGTCTTTTCACAAACACCTGTCACCGTCAAACAAG AATCTAGCTCAGGGTCAGTGGATGTGGTAGCTTCAG ACAGGATAGCTGTGGAGGGCAAGGTCATACAGAGGGCGGACTGTCAGCCAGACAAAAACATAAGCTACATGAATCTCAAAAG AAAGCAGCTTGAAATCAAGAACAAACCTCAGAGAGAAGTTATACAGATCACCAAAGTGGTCCCAATGTATAAGCCGGTCAACAACCACGTCCACAAT GCTCCTTCGACAGATAAAAACAAAGTGGAGAAGAGGCTGAGGGAGGATAAAGAGAAAGTCATGGACATCTTGTTTAATGCATTTGAGAAACACCAGTATTACAACGTCAAAGACCTGGTCACTATCACCAAACAGCCCATA acttATCTGAAAGAGATACTGAAGGAGATATGCACCTACAACATGAAGGCGCCTCATCGCAACATGTGGGAGCTCAAGCCTGAGTACCGGCACTACAAAGAACAGCAGTCCTCCGGATGA